One region of Niallia sp. Man26 genomic DNA includes:
- a CDS encoding FtsW/RodA/SpoVE family cell cycle protein, producing MRGRNNSVSDKVDWTLCLLLLLFCLTSCVSIYSADKDYLPSQIMWYVIGSVAIAVITCFDNDQLRKLTWILYGIGIALLLGLVFAPITDFTPERNGAQSWYVIPSVGSIQPSEYMKVFTIMALSKVIHDHHEKTVYTSLKTDLILLCKIGLTAGIPIGLVIVQDFGTTLVLIAIVAGMVLVSGITWKIIIPLYSSIISFGALVMYLAVFGRSLLAKYLSIDQYQFARIDSWLDPVEAGDSGLQLVWSLQAIGSGLISGKGYGNVEVYIPERHTDFVFTIIGEEYGFVGGSILIILYFLLIYHLIRTAFLSNDPYSIYICVGVISMIAFHVFENIGMTIQLLPITGIPLPFISYGGSSLMTNMMAMGLIFSIRYHHRSYMFSPSLSI from the coding sequence ATGAGAGGAAGAAACAACAGTGTTTCAGATAAAGTTGATTGGACATTATGTTTGCTGCTGCTGCTGTTTTGTTTGACAAGCTGTGTGTCGATATACAGTGCAGACAAAGATTATCTGCCCTCACAAATTATGTGGTATGTGATCGGCTCGGTCGCTATCGCTGTTATTACTTGCTTTGATAATGACCAGTTGAGGAAGCTGACGTGGATTTTATACGGAATCGGAATCGCCCTTCTTCTAGGACTCGTTTTTGCACCGATCACCGATTTCACTCCAGAACGAAACGGCGCTCAAAGCTGGTATGTCATCCCATCTGTTGGCAGCATCCAGCCTTCGGAATATATGAAAGTATTCACGATTATGGCATTATCAAAGGTTATCCATGACCATCATGAAAAGACAGTTTATACTTCATTAAAAACAGACCTTATCCTTTTATGTAAAATAGGCCTTACGGCAGGAATTCCAATAGGACTTGTTATTGTACAAGACTTTGGAACGACATTAGTTTTAATTGCCATCGTCGCAGGGATGGTTCTTGTTTCAGGCATTACCTGGAAGATCATTATTCCGTTATACAGCTCCATTATTTCCTTCGGGGCGCTTGTGATGTATTTAGCTGTTTTCGGCAGAAGCCTTCTCGCTAAATACTTAAGCATCGACCAGTATCAGTTTGCCAGAATTGACTCATGGCTTGATCCTGTTGAAGCAGGAGATTCCGGTCTCCAGCTCGTCTGGTCTCTGCAGGCAATAGGCTCAGGTCTTATTTCAGGAAAGGGCTATGGGAACGTTGAGGTTTATATCCCCGAAAGGCATACAGATTTTGTGTTTACTATTATTGGAGAGGAATATGGCTTTGTGGGTGGAAGCATCCTAATTATTCTATATTTCCTGCTTATATATCATTTAATCAGAACTGCCTTTCTATCTAATGATCCTTACAGCATTTATATATGTGTCGGTGTTATTAGCATGATTGCGTTCCATGTATTTGAGAACATTGGGATGACAATCCAGCTCCTTCCTATTACAGGTATTCCGCTTCCCTTTATCAGCTATGGAGGAAGCTCGCTAATGACGAATATGATGGCAATGGGGCTAATCTTCAGCATTCGCTATCATCATCGCAGCTATATGTTCTCTCCCTCTCTTTCCATATAA
- the mgtE gene encoding magnesium transporter, with product MIQNMSDNQITLHIIKTLKENKKAEFETIVDELQPYDIAQIYESLPDKHRTHFLLYLNTDLLADLLEEVNKEEQLDILNKLGIEKTGKVLDLMDNDDLASLLNELSPEKTEQLLSGMKKEESIIVQNLMNYPDETAGRLMTNRFVWIRDYYSTREAVDKLKSFADFAETLSYLYVIDQKRKLVGVVSYRDLLIAEPQDKIRDIMYERVISVSVAEDQEQVAHIIQKYDFLAIPVVDDENMLMGIVTVDDIIDVVIQEADEDIQKLSAGGKDIDFDTKAHVAAYRRLPWLILLLFIGIVSGSIISSYEDILSKAVALSFFMPMISGMTGNTGTQSLAVIVRGLISNTINKKIVTKVIFRELLVGLIIGATCGIIITLIAYVWQGDPVLGFVVGCSLFFTLIIGTLSGTIIPLILYRFKIDPAVASGPLITTLNDIFSLFIYFGIASAFLKHIM from the coding sequence ATGATACAAAACATGTCAGACAATCAAATCACACTTCACATTATTAAAACACTGAAAGAAAATAAAAAAGCAGAATTTGAGACAATTGTTGATGAGCTTCAGCCATACGACATTGCTCAAATTTATGAATCACTCCCCGATAAGCATAGGACCCACTTTCTCCTTTATCTAAATACAGATTTGTTAGCAGACCTGCTCGAAGAGGTTAATAAAGAAGAGCAGCTTGATATATTGAATAAACTTGGCATTGAAAAGACAGGGAAGGTTCTTGATTTAATGGACAACGATGACCTCGCATCCCTTCTTAATGAACTTTCACCGGAAAAAACGGAACAATTGCTTTCGGGGATGAAAAAAGAAGAGTCCATCATCGTCCAAAACTTAATGAACTACCCGGATGAAACAGCCGGCCGACTAATGACGAACCGCTTTGTTTGGATACGCGATTATTATTCGACAAGAGAAGCAGTCGATAAGCTTAAGAGCTTTGCTGATTTTGCAGAAACATTAAGCTATCTTTATGTCATTGATCAAAAACGGAAATTAGTTGGAGTAGTATCTTACCGGGATTTATTAATTGCAGAGCCGCAGGATAAAATCAGGGACATTATGTATGAGCGGGTAATCAGTGTTTCTGTTGCTGAGGACCAAGAGCAAGTTGCTCATATCATCCAGAAATATGATTTCTTAGCCATTCCTGTTGTTGATGATGAAAACATGCTGATGGGTATTGTTACCGTCGATGATATTATTGACGTTGTTATCCAGGAAGCTGATGAAGATATTCAAAAATTATCTGCCGGCGGTAAGGATATAGACTTCGATACGAAAGCTCATGTTGCAGCATATCGCAGACTGCCTTGGCTTATTTTGCTCCTGTTTATCGGCATAGTGTCAGGCAGCATTATCAGTTCTTATGAGGATATTCTCAGTAAAGCTGTAGCGTTGTCCTTTTTCATGCCGATGATTTCCGGAATGACCGGTAATACTGGCACACAATCGCTTGCGGTTATCGTTCGCGGATTAATTTCTAATACAATTAATAAAAAGATTGTTACTAAGGTAATTTTCAGGGAATTGCTTGTCGGCCTTATAATTGGAGCAACATGTGGCATAATCATCACATTAATAGCATATGTATGGCAAGGAGATCCTGTCTTAGGATTTGTGGTTGGATGCTCCCTTTTCTTTACACTTATTATCGGAACACTGTCTGGTACAATCATTCCGCTGATTTTGTATCGCTTTAAGATTGATCCGGCAGTAGCTTCAGGTCCACTTATTACTACATTAAATGATATTTTTTCTTTGTTTATTTATTTTGGCATCGCAAGTGCCTTCCTCAAACATATTATGTAA